A stretch of DNA from Oligoflexus sp.:
CGCGTTCGCTGCGGGTTTCGCCATCCGCGGACAAAGCGCCAGCTCCATCGGGACAGCCGGTGCTTCGGACGTCTCGGGAACAACGGACATCTCCGCAATGTTTTCCAACCCTGCGGCGTTGAGTGCTTTCAAAGGCACCAACATTGCCGTTGGCGCCGCATTCATCATGCCCAAGGGCGAGTTTAGCGAAGGGAAAAGGACAGTTGCTAGTACAGGCGTCGAAGCTATTAACGATAGCGAAGACGCGAAGAAAAGCGATGATTTCGGTGATAACGCCACCATTCCTGCGATCTATGCAAGCTATGAAGTGAACGAAGACGTCACAGCGGGCGTTGCGTTGACGGCACCGTTTGGGACTAATACCGATTATGGTAAGGACTGGGTAGGTCGTTATCATGGAACGAAGACCGAGCTGGAGGTGATCAACCTCGACCTCGCAGCAAGTTATAAGCTGATGGAGAATTTGAAGCTTGGCTTCGGGGTTCAGGTTCAGAGTGCACGCGGTTTGATTGAAGGGGCGAGTAACTACGGAGCGGCGGCGAATGCGTCTGTTGCAACGACGGCGGCGCAGACAGCTGCGGGCCTTGTCCGTGATTACTATAACGCAGTTGGTGCCGGAGACTCGGCTGCAGCCGCTGCTGCCAACACCGCTATCGAAGCGAATCAGTTGGCCAAAGATTTCAGGACGGCGACTCAATCGGCTCTTGCAGGACAGCCCACATCCAGTTATCCAACGATCATCCAAAACACTCTGACTTCCGCGGGCGCCCAATACGTCGGGGGACAGGTCGTCGCTCGTGAAGGCCAGGACGATGTTTACGCTTCCTACGAAGGCAACGATATCGCCTACGGCTTCACCTTCGGTGTTCTTTATTCGCCAATCGCCGAACTCGACCTTGGTCTTTCCTACCGCTCGCAGGTGGTTCACAAAACCGAAGGTGACTTCAAGCTCTCAGGTGAAACCTCTGCTGCAGAGGCCTACGCCGCAAGCGTTGGCCTGAAACGCAAAGCCGACCTGAACCTCGCTGTGCCCGATATCATTGGCTTCGGCGCCAATTACAAAGGCGTCACCGATATGAACATCTATCTGAGCGCTTCGATGACCCGCTGGACGAAAATCAAAGACATCAACGTCGTCCCTGAATCCGGCGCCAACGTGTTGGTCCGCCTGGACTGGGAAGACGTCTGGCACGTCGGCCTCGGTGGTGATTACAAGGTCAACGAAAACGTCATCCTGCGCGCCGGTGTCGCAAGCGATAACTCGCCCACGACCGACGACCTTCGTTCCCCGCGGAGTCCTGACGACAACCGCCGCATGTATTCGATCGGTGGCCGCTATCAGGCAGAAGGTTGGAGCGCAGACCTCGGCTTCATGCACACCCGCTTGCGTGACCCAACACTCAATCTGAAAAACGATGCGTACCCAGAAGCAAACGGCCGCGGTGACCTTACTGGCAAATACAAGGTCACAGCCAACACCTTAATGGCTCAATACAATCGCGCTCTCTAAGATCAAAAAACAACCGCTAGTTTCGAGCTAGCGGTTGT
This window harbors:
- a CDS encoding OmpP1/FadL family transporter; translation: MQLSVGQRSYASWIVPGLLLTLCSHNAFAAGFAIRGQSASSIGTAGASDVSGTTDISAMFSNPAALSAFKGTNIAVGAAFIMPKGEFSEGKRTVASTGVEAINDSEDAKKSDDFGDNATIPAIYASYEVNEDVTAGVALTAPFGTNTDYGKDWVGRYHGTKTELEVINLDLAASYKLMENLKLGFGVQVQSARGLIEGASNYGAAANASVATTAAQTAAGLVRDYYNAVGAGDSAAAAAANTAIEANQLAKDFRTATQSALAGQPTSSYPTIIQNTLTSAGAQYVGGQVVAREGQDDVYASYEGNDIAYGFTFGVLYSPIAELDLGLSYRSQVVHKTEGDFKLSGETSAAEAYAASVGLKRKADLNLAVPDIIGFGANYKGVTDMNIYLSASMTRWTKIKDINVVPESGANVLVRLDWEDVWHVGLGGDYKVNENVILRAGVASDNSPTTDDLRSPRSPDDNRRMYSIGGRYQAEGWSADLGFMHTRLRDPTLNLKNDAYPEANGRGDLTGKYKVTANTLMAQYNRAL